The proteins below come from a single Deinococcus budaensis genomic window:
- a CDS encoding PASTA domain-containing protein, giving the protein MPTPLVVPLPAASGGFGRTLEHLLAFSPSPAARVPAPGGALLTGAVLVEVPGVTSDPVDTALRKVRDRRLVPRVALVESAGTVDTVKTQDPKAGDFLPPGGVVTLYVITAREPTAAEELIEAIRQAIKPGELAKTTDLHHLATRQDLHSETAALEKEAAASKRFEELKALLGRPSDKPSDKPTSSR; this is encoded by the coding sequence ATGCCCACCCCCCTCGTCGTCCCGCTTCCCGCCGCGTCCGGCGGCTTCGGCCGCACCCTGGAACACCTGCTGGCCTTTTCCCCTTCCCCGGCGGCCCGCGTGCCCGCCCCCGGCGGGGCCTTGCTGACCGGCGCCGTGCTGGTCGAGGTGCCCGGCGTGACCAGCGACCCGGTGGACACCGCGCTGCGCAAGGTCCGCGACCGCCGCCTGGTGCCGCGCGTGGCGCTGGTCGAGAGCGCCGGCACCGTGGACACCGTCAAGACCCAGGACCCCAAAGCGGGCGACTTTCTGCCGCCGGGCGGCGTGGTCACCCTCTACGTGATCACCGCGCGCGAGCCGACCGCCGCCGAGGAGCTGATCGAGGCCATTCGGCAGGCGATCAAGCCCGGGGAACTGGCCAAGACCACGGACCTGCACCACCTCGCCACCCGGCAGGACCTGCACAGCGAGACGGCCGCGCTGGAAAAGGAGGCGGCCGCGAGCAAACGGTTCGAGGAACTCAAGGCCCTGCTGGGCAGGCCGAGCGACAAGCCGAGCGACAAGCCGACCAGCTCCCGGTAA